In Amphiura filiformis chromosome 2, Afil_fr2py, whole genome shotgun sequence, one DNA window encodes the following:
- the LOC140145861 gene encoding uncharacterized protein has product MSKKNKTKLKDTKHVERKPILNKEEKEEFTNYDFPFENIAFEGGGSKGNAYIGAIRVLEEIDAWANIKRFAGSSAGAIIAMWAALGYNSYEIQNWIERDQAKLTFDARLGFASLLPNMRKLYGWHPGKKLLKWFGEAVAEKLGDPNATFAELYSKTGRELCVVAVNVNQLDCIYCHVKTTPDMPIRVAVRMSCSIPGVIAPVKYTLHGVQEIFCDGGLVCNYPVHVFDGWFLSMKCEDNFLRRTPDLNDVAAAWDMSAKFDKEPNHRTLGLLLYSEAEQEMFKVQLNERITKYMPTKNELPDTKFAKERVKAKEVQQHAAEKHEHIVKALTDFLNLMKENDVDDSGTISREELQAALSNAGSSFTDEQKELLFGKDKSVDELFDSLDQNGDGQISVSELTQFAEKQGWAVRKMFRGFESRKVNDIAGFFDAIVETLLLNMKRIFMRV; this is encoded by the exons ATGTCGAAGAAAAATAAAACCAAACTTAAGGACACCAAACATGTTGAAAGAAAACCAATCTTAAACAAGGAGGAAAAAGAGGAATTCACCAATTATGATTTTCCGTTCGAAAACATCGCTTTTGAAGGCGGAGGGAGTAAGGGGAATGCATATATTGGCGCAATTAGG GTCCTTGAAGAGATAGACGCATGGGCAAACATCAAGCGTTTTGCAGGGTCTAGTGCCGGTGCTATCATTGCCATGTGGGCGGCTCTTGGGTACAACTCATACGAGATCCAGAACTGGATAGAGCGAGATCAGGCAAAATTGACTTTTG atGCTCGTCTTGGTTTTGCGTCTCTTTTACCGAACATGAGAAAACTCTACGGATGGCATCCGGGCAAAAAACTTCTCAAATGGTTCGGAGAAGCTGTGGCAGAGAAACTTGGAGATCCGAACGCAACATTTGCCGAA CTTTACTCTAAAACTGGACGTGAGCTTTGCGTCGTTGCTGTCAACGTCAATCAATTGGACTGCATCTATTGTCATGTCAAGACGACACCGGATATGCCCATCAGAGTTGCAGTGCGCATGTCCTGTTCAATTCCTG GTGTGATCGCACCCGTTAAATATACCCTCCATGGCGTTCAAGAAATATTCTGCGATGGCGGCTTGGTGTGCAACTATCCTGTACACGTGTTTGATG GTTGGTTTCTCTCCATGAAATGTGAGGATAATTTCCTGAGGAGAACCCCGGATCTAAATGACGTCGCTGCAGCTTGGGACATGAGTGCCAAATTTGACAAAGAACCAAATCACAGAACTCTTGGTTTGCTATTG TACTCTGAAGCGGAGCAAGAGATGTTTAAAGTCCAACTGAATGAACGTATAACGAAATACATGCCAACCAAAAATGAGCTCCCAGATACGAAATTTGCCAA aGAGCGTGTGAAGGCAAAGGAGGTGCAGCAACATGCAGCAGAAAAACACGAACATATCGTGAAAGCGTTGACCGACTTCCTTAACCTAATGAAAGAGAATGATGTGGATGACAGCGGTACTATTTCACGAGAGGAGCTACAAGCAGCATTAAGCAAT GCTGGATCAAGCTTCACAGATGAGCAGAAAGAATTGCTATTTGGAAAAGACAAATCAGTGGATGAATTGTTTGACTCATTGGATCAAAATGGAGATGGACAG ATTTCTGTAAGTGAATTGACCCAATTTGCTGAAAAGCAAGGATGGGCAGTCCGCAAGATGTTCCGGGGATTTGAGAGTAGGAAAGTTAACGACATAGCCGGTTTCTTTGATGCTATCGTTGAAACGTTGTTACTGAACATGAAACGAATTTTCATGCGGGTAT AG